One region of Primulina tabacum isolate GXHZ01 chromosome 1, ASM2559414v2, whole genome shotgun sequence genomic DNA includes:
- the LOC142547667 gene encoding uncharacterized protein LOC142547667: MESEPMFSSSSVYVTAPNTPNPITKSNSLEFSTSAPVSPRRKTGDSGSNFDDFEFETGKIFSGRLQFEEIGLCSGSPHGDQEDIGFADKLRDQSRGDSFPAIAFADELFLNGLVMPLKLPPRLQYDSDSNSFSQWPTSLASSPKSPRMACRFPFVRKNAWNDGFDPFMVALQKVKEEKTGRNGQHRRSRSHSPFRIVSKSPSDLGSRNKDLYNKEDISTHSYSGPLEFKGSAYARWVRDQTREALNQQEPTSPGEFIFGQPATPVKLENSKENVAGENGANGETKVQKLKGFLLRYASFGREKSGNLVIKKGTEAKKPSYFSKLSFKFKQNGNGSGKKKMPSDKSMAVVEYKPSTSFALCLGYGVGSSKKVN; the protein is encoded by the coding sequence ATGGAATCGGAACCAATGTTTTCTTCCTCGAGTGTCTATGTAACTGCACCTAATACACCAAACCCGATCACCAAAAGCAACAGCTTGGAATTCAGCACTAGTGCTCCGGTTAGCCCCCGAAGGAAGACGGGTGATTCGGGCtcaaattttgatgattttgagTTTGAAACCGGCAAGATATTCAGCGGCCGGTTGCAGTTTGAGGAAATTGGGCTGTGTTCAGGTTCTCCACATGGTGATCAAGAGGATATTGGATTTGCAGATAAACTGAGAGACCAAAGTCGTGGGGATTCGTTTCCGGCTATAGCGTTTGCCGATGAACTTTTCTTGAATGGCCTAGTCATGCCTCTGAAACTTCCTCCAAGACTTCAATATGACAGTGATTCCAACAGTTTCAGCCAATGGCCGACCTCCCTTGCTTCTTCGCCTAAGTCTCCTAGAATGGCGTGCAGATTCCCATTCGTACGTAAAAATGCTTGGAACGATGGATTTGATCCGTTTATGGTGGCTTTGCAGAAAGTAAAGGAAGAAAAAACGGGGAGAAACGGTCAGCACAGGCGATCAAGATCACACTCACCATTCAGAATTGTATCAAAATCCCCAAGTGATCTTGGTAGTCGCAATAAAGATCTTTATAATAAGGAAGATATCTCAACCCATAGCTATAGTGGACCATTGGAGTTCAAGGGCTCTGCTTATGCAAGATGGGTTCGAGACCAAACGAGAGAAGCGCTAAATCAACAGGAGCCCACGAGCCCCGGGGAATTTATTTTCGGTCAACCAGCTACGCCTGTGAAACTCGAGAATTCCAAAGAGAATGTTGCTGGTGAAAATGGGGCCAATGGGGAAACTAAGGTGCAGAAACTGAAAGGATTTTTATTGAGGTATGCATCATTTGGAAGAGAAAAGAGTGGAAATTTGGTAATAAAGAAAGGTACAGAAGCAAAAAAGCCAAGTTATTTCAGTAAGTTGAgctttaaattcaagcaaaaTGGTAATGGGAGTGGGAAGAAGAAGATGCCTTCTGATAAGAGCATGGCAGTCGTCGAATACAAGCCTTCAACGTCATTCGCCCTTTGCTTAGGCTACGGAGTTGGAAGCTCGAAAAAGGTGAACTGA
- the LOC142547658 gene encoding calcium-dependent protein kinase 2-like — translation MGNCCSGSTVDAPPELTADATATSVPDQIPSTTPPRASPNHSTKPSKPTPIGPVLNRPMEDVRSTYTIGKELGRGQFGVTHLCTHKQTGEKFACKTIAKRKLANKEDIEDVRKEVKIMHHLTGQPNIVELKGAYEDKHSVHLVMELCAGGELFDRIIANGHFTEAAAASLLRTIVQTVHTCHSMGVIHRDLKPENFLLLNKDEDAPLKVTDFGLSVFYKQGEVCKDIVGSAYYIAPEVLKRRYGPEVDIWSVGVMLYILLSGVPPFWAESENGIFNAILRGHVDFSSDPWPSISNGAKDLVRKMLNSDPKLRLTAFEVLNHPWIKEDGEAPDTPLDNAVLDRLKQFRAMNKFKKVALRVIAGCLSEEEIMGLKEMFKAIDVDNSGTITLEELKQGLAKQGTKLTEYEVKQLMEAADADGNGTIDYEEFITATMHMNRMDREEHLYTAFQYFDKDGSGYITIEELEQALREFGMHDGKDIKEIISEVDADNDGRINYDEFVAMMKKGNPDAAANPKKRRDGVFPE, via the exons ATGGGTAACTGTTGCTCTGGGAGCACCGTGGATGCTCCGCCGGAACTCACCGCTGATGCAACAGCCACCTCCGTTCCTGATCAAATCCCCTCCACAACTCCGCCTCGGGCTTCCCCGAACCACTCCACCAAGCCCTCCAAACCCACCCCCATCGGCCCGGTCCTCAATCGCCCCATGGAAGACGTGCGGTCCACCTACACCATCGGGAAAGAGCTCGGCCGAGGACAATTCGGGGTGACCCATCTCTGCACCCACAAGCAAACAGGAGAAAAGTTCGCATGCAAGACGATCGCGAAGAGGAAACTGGCAAACAAAGAGGATATCGAGGATGTGAGGAAGGAGGTTAAAATCATGCACCATTTGACGGGGCAACCCAATATCGTGGAGCTGAAAGGCGCGTACGAAGATAAGCATTCCGTGCATTTGGTCATGGAGCTGTGCGCCGGAGGGGAGCTCTTTGATCGCATCATTGCTAACGGGCATTTCACGGAAGCCGCCGCCGCGTCGCTGCTGAGGACTATTGTACAGACTGTGCATACCTGTCATTCCATGGGGGTTATACATAGAGATCTCAAGCCTGAGAATTTCTTGCTATTGAACAAGGATGAGGATGCGCCGCTCAAGGTTACAGATTTCGGGTTATCTGTCTTCTATAAACAGG GAGAAGTTTGTAAAGACATAGTTGGGAGTGCATATTATATTGCCCCAGAAGTGTTGAAGAGAAGATATGGACCAGAAGTTGATATTTGGAGTGTTGGTGTTATGCTATACATCCTTCTCAGTGGAGTTCCTCCTTTCTGGGCAG AGTCGGAGAATGGAATCTTCAATGCAATTTTACGGGGACACGTTGATTTTAGTAGCGACCCCTGGCCTTCGATTTCTAATGGAGCAAAGGATCTTGTCAGAAAGATGCTGAATTCAGATCCCAAGCTAAGACTCACAGCCTTTGAAGTTCTAA ACCATCCATGGATCAAGGAAGATGGTGAGGCACCCGATACTCCACTGGACAACGCCGTCCTTGATAGGCTCAAACAATTCAGGGCCATGAACAAATTCAAGAAAGTTGCACTGAGG GTGATTGCAGGGTGCCTTTCAGAGGAAGAAATAATGGGATTGAAGGAAATGTTTAAAGCGATCGATGTGGATAACAGTGGGACAATAACTCTCGAAGAACTAAAGCAAGGACTGGCCAAACAAGGGACAAAGCTAACCGAATATGAAGTTAAACAGCTGATGGAAGCT GCTGATGCTGATGGGAACGGGACCATAGACTATGAAGAATTCATTACAGCAACAATGCACATGAACAGAATGGACAGAGAAGAGCATCTGTACACAGCATTCCAGTATTTCGACAAGGATGGTAGCGG GTACATTACTATAGAAGAACTCGAACAGGCACTCAGAGAGTTTGGTATGCATGATGGAAAGGACATAAAGGAAATTATTTCTGAAGTTGATGCTGATAAT GATGGTCGAATCAACTATGATGAATTTGTTGCCATGATGAAGAAAGGCAATCCCGATGCAGCAGCGAATCCGAAGAAACGAAGAGACGGTGTCTTCCCTGAGTAA